In Macadamia integrifolia cultivar HAES 741 chromosome 1, SCU_Mint_v3, whole genome shotgun sequence, a single window of DNA contains:
- the LOC122080698 gene encoding uncharacterized isomerase BH0283-like translates to MVKRPVKYCVVDAFTDTAFKGNPAAVCLLEEEEEEGRDKKWMQAVAAEFNLSETCFLIPISSTESDANDLSNDHSVSRFHLRWFTTVAEVKLCGHATLASAHVLFASRLARTNVIEFVTLSGVLIAKRVPTLTNVDASKFSDGKLEEHFSIELDFPAIPVLECESTDIPSLPGTLNGASIVNISKTAAADDGDLIVELSSGKTVADLRPQLDEIRKCPGIGVIITGPAPDGSGFDIFTRYFCPKLKINEDPVTGSIHCALMPYWSKKLGKCDLVAYQASPRGGVLELHLDEATQRVLIRGKAVAVMEGSLLA, encoded by the exons ATGGTGAAGCGTCCCGTGAAGTACTGTGTg GTGGATGCGTTCACTGACACGGCGTTTAAGGGAAACCCAGCGGCAGTGTGTTtgttggaagaagaagaagaagaagggcgaGATAAGAAGTGGATGCAAGCTGTTGCCGCCGAATTCAACCTTTCGGAAACTTGTTTCTTGATTCCGATTTCCTCTACCGAGTCTGACGCTAATGACCTTTCGAATGACCATTCTGTCTCGCGGTTCCACCTCCGCTGGTTTACTACTGTAGCTGAG GTCAAGCTTTGTGGTCATGCAACCTTGGCATCTGCACATGTTCTCTTTGCATCCAGGCTAGCAAGAACAAATGTTATCGAGTTTGTCACACTATCTGGAGTTCTGATTGCTAAAAGGGTTCCTACACTAACAAATGTGGATGCATCAAAGTTCTCAGATGGCAAACTAGAAGAGCACTTCTCTATAGAATTAGACTTCCCTGCAATTCCTGTGCTCGAGTGTGAATCTACAGATATTCCATCACTTCCTGGAACCCTGAATGGTGCTTCCATAGTCAATATAAGTAAAACAGCTGCAGCCGATGATGGTGACCTCATT GTCGAGCTCTCATCTGGAAAGACAGTTGCAGATTTACGACCACAATTAGATGAGATACGAAAATGTCCGGGAATAGGGGTCATTATTACTGGGCCTGCTCCCGATGGATCTGGATTTGATATCTTCACTCGCTATTTTTGTCCAAAGTTGAAAATTAATGAG GATCCTGTCACTGGAAGCATACATTGTGCCTTAATGCCCTATTGGAGCAAAAAGCTGGGAAAATGTGATCTTGTTGCATACCAG GCATCTCCAAGGGGTGGAGTATTGGAATTGCATTTAGATGAGGCAACCCAGAGAGTACTGATTCGAGGCAAAGCTGTTGCTGTCATGGAAGGTTCCCTATTAGCTTAG
- the LOC122080684 gene encoding uncharacterized isomerase BH0283-like, with product MVKRPVKYSVVDAFTDTAFKGNPAAVCLLEEGEERDEKWMQAVAAEFNISETSFLIPISSTDSDANDLSNGHSVPRFHLRWFTPVTEVKLCGHATLASAHVLFTSRLPRTNVIEFITLSGVLIARRIPIVRNVDASEFSSGEAEDQFSIELNFPTSPVLECEFEDIPSLTETLNGASVVNISKTAKAGDEDLIVELLSGKTVADLLPQLDEIRKFPGRGVIVTGPAPNGSGFDFFSRVFFPKLGIKEDPVCGSMHCALVPYWSKKLGKCDLVAYQASRRGGVLELHLDEANQRVLIRGKAVAVMEGSLLA from the exons ATGGTGAAGCGTCCCGTGAAGTACTCTGTG GTGGACGCCTTCACCGACACAGCGTTTAAGGGAAACCCCGCGGCGGTGTGTTTgttggaagaaggagaagagagggatGAGAAGTGGATGCAAGCTGTTGCTGCGGAATTCAATATTTCGGAAACCAGTTTCTTGATTCCGATTTCCTCTACCGACTCGGACGCTAATGACCTTTCGAATGGCCATTCTGTCCCACGGTTCCACCTCCGCTGGTTTACTCCTGTCACTGAG GTCAAGCTTTGCGGTCATGCAACATTGGCATCTGCCCATGTTCTTTTTACATCCAGGCTACCAAGAACAAATGTTATTGAGTTCATCACGCTATCTGGAGTTCTGATTGCTAGAAGGATTCCTATAGTAAGAAATGTGGATGCATCAGAGTTTTCAAGCGGTGAAGCAGAAGACCAATTCTCCATAGAATTAAACTTCCCTACATCCCCTGTGCTTGAGTGTGAATTTGAAGACATTCCATCACTTACTGAAACCCTCAATGGTGCTTCCGTCGTCAATATAAGTAAAACAGCTAAAGCTGGTGACGAAGACCTCATT GTTGAGCTCTTATCTGGAAAGACAGTTGCAGATTTACTACCACAGTTAGATGAAATACGAAAATTTCCTGGAAGAGGAGTCATTGTTACTGGGCCAGCTCCTAATGGATCAGGATTTGATTTTTTCAGTCGAGTTTTTTTCCCGAAATTGGGAATTAAGGAG GATCCTGTTTGTGGGAGCATGCATTGTGccttagtgccctattggagCAAAAAGCTGGGAAAATGTGATCTTGTTGCATACCAG GCATCTCGAAGGGGTGGAGTACTAGAATTACATTTAGATGAGGCAAACCAGAGAGTACTGATTCGAGGCAAAGCTGTTGCTGTCATGGAAGGTTCCCTATTAGCCTAG
- the LOC122083178 gene encoding uncharacterized isomerase BH0283-like: MVKRPVKYSLVDAFTDTAYKGNPAAVCLLEEEERDEQWMQSVAAEFNLSETCFLTQISSTHSNADAQSVPPRFHLRWFTPTTEVKLCGHATLASAHFLFTSRLAATTNVIEFLTLSGVLIAKKVPTATTNVDASPEENFSIELDFPTYPVLECEHADIPSFTETLNGVHVVSISKTAQTSDADLMVVLSSGKTVADLQPQMDEIKKYPGRGVIFTGPAPEGSGFDFFSRFFCPKLGVNEDPVTGSMHCALVPYWSKKLGKCDLVAHQVSPRGGVLELHLDEANQRVLIRGKAVAVMEGSLLA; this comes from the exons ATGGTGAAGCGTCCCGTAAAGTACTCTCTg GTGGACGCGTTCACTGACACGGCGTACAAGGGAAACCCAGCGGCCGTGTGTTTGTTGGAAGAAGAAGAGCGCGATGAGCAGTGGATGCAATCTGTTGCCGCGGAGTTCAACCTTTCAGAAACTTGTTTCTTGACTCAGATTTCCTCTACTCACTCCAACGCTGATGCCCAATCTGTCCCCCCGCGGTTCCACCTCCGCTGGTTTACTCCTACCACTGAG GTGAAGCTTTGCGGTCATGCAACCTTGGCATCTGCCCATTTTCTCTTTACATCCAggctagcagcaacaacaaATGTCATCGAGTTCCTCACATTATCTGGAGTTCTGATTGCTAAAAAGGTTCCTACAGCAACAACAAATGTGGATGCATCACCAGAAGAGAACTTCTCTATAGAATTAGACTTCCCTACTTATCCTGTGCTTGAGTGTGAACATGCAGATATTCCATCATTTACTGAAACCCTCAATGGTGTTCACGTCGTCAGTATCAGTAAAACAGCTCAAACCAGTGATGCTGACCTCATG GTGGTGCTCTCGTCAGGAAAGACTGTTGCAGATTTACAACCACAaatggatgagataaaaaaatatccTGGAAGAGGGGTCATTTTTACAGGGCCTGCTCCTGAGGGATCTGGCTTTGATTTCTTCAGTCGCTTTTTTTGTCCAAAATTGGGAGTTAATGAG GATCCTGTTACTGGAAGCATGCATTGTGccttagtgccctattggagCAAAAAGCTGGGAAAATGTGATCTTGTTGCACACCAG GTATCTCCAAGGGGTGGAGTACTGGAATTGCATTTAGATGAGGCAAACCAGAGAGTGCTGATTCGAGGCAAAGCTGTTGCTGTCATGGAAGGTTCCCTATTAGCCTAG